One window of Alkaliphilus metalliredigens QYMF genomic DNA carries:
- the proB gene encoding glutamate 5-kinase gives MIRDLIESSKKIVIKIGTNALANDDGTININRVYNLSQQISHLIKEGKQIVIISSGARIAGLATLGKWKLKDDMHYKQALCAIGQVELMNAYRKTFREHDIHIGQLLLNREDFYNYKRTINIGNTLFTLLDEGVIPIIDENDTVSVKEIKTEDNDTLAAYTSKLWNADLLIFLGDTDGIYNKNPKEYTDAKLLEEVENIDELDKMIQTGELDEIGTDDIISKMNAAKTLNDCNTPVIIANGKVENILLKLLEGKAKATVLRDIK, from the coding sequence ATGATAAGGGATTTAATAGAAAGCAGTAAAAAGATTGTCATAAAAATAGGGACTAATGCATTGGCAAATGATGATGGAACCATAAACATAAATCGTGTATACAACCTCAGTCAACAAATAAGCCATTTAATAAAGGAAGGCAAACAAATCGTGATCATATCCTCAGGAGCAAGGATTGCTGGCCTAGCAACACTAGGTAAATGGAAGCTTAAGGATGACATGCATTATAAACAAGCTCTTTGTGCTATAGGTCAAGTGGAACTAATGAATGCATACAGAAAGACATTTAGGGAACATGATATTCATATAGGACAATTACTGTTAAATAGAGAGGATTTTTATAATTATAAAAGAACGATTAACATAGGAAACACTCTATTTACATTACTAGATGAAGGCGTTATTCCTATTATTGATGAAAATGACACCGTAAGTGTAAAGGAAATCAAAACAGAAGATAATGATACATTAGCAGCGTATACTAGTAAGTTATGGAATGCAGATTTATTAATTTTCTTGGGTGATACTGATGGAATATACAATAAAAACCCAAAGGAATATACTGATGCCAAGCTACTAGAAGAGGTGGAAAATATTGATGAATTAGATAAAATGATACAAACTGGAGAATTAGATGAGATTGGAACCGATGACATAATTTCAAAAATGAATGCAGCGAAAACACTAAATGACTGCAATACTCCAGTGATCATAGCCAACGGCAAGGTAGAAAATATTTTATTAAAGTTATTAGAGGGAAAGGCAAAAGCCACTGTTCTTCGAGATATCAAGTAA
- a CDS encoding proline--tRNA ligase: MRMSKLYMPTLREVPSEAELPSHQLLLRAGMIRKLVAGVYSYLPLGYRTLKKVEQIVREEMDRAGAQEALMSALQPKELWEATGRWQAIGPEMMRLKDRHNREFCLGPTHEEVITDLVKNELKSYKQLPLNLYQIQTKYRDEKRPRFGLMRSREFIMKDAYSFDKDEEGMKKSYEDMWKGYERVFDRCELKYKVVEGDAGAMGDSESHEFMAMSQYGESLVAYCDHCDYAATDEKATVVYDVTEKDEGLLETEKIHTPNTKTIEALTMLFDCDANHFIKTLLFEAGEKVVAVSIPGDRDVNETKLVNMLNIPGHELVMASEATVKRVTGAEVGFAGPMNLKGEVKLYVDARVSKMKNVVVGANETDYHIKNVNYGRDFEGELVEDLLLVQEGDLCPTCGETLKLDRGIEVGNIFQLDMKYSKGLNATFLDENGKEQYFYMGSYGIGIGRTMAAVIEQYHDEKGIKWPLALAPYQVVVTIVNPNKDEQRELGEKIYSKLLSKGVEVLLDDRKESPGVKFKDAELIGIPIRVVAGKNAGENIVEFALRATDEKKEVEADEVVEMVMDQLKGL, from the coding sequence ATGAGAATGTCTAAACTATACATGCCTACCCTAAGGGAAGTACCTTCGGAGGCTGAATTACCAAGTCATCAATTACTATTAAGAGCAGGGATGATTAGAAAGCTTGTAGCAGGAGTGTACTCGTACCTTCCATTAGGGTACAGAACATTGAAAAAGGTTGAACAAATTGTACGAGAGGAAATGGACCGTGCAGGTGCCCAGGAGGCACTGATGTCTGCATTACAGCCCAAAGAGCTATGGGAGGCAACGGGAAGGTGGCAAGCCATTGGACCAGAGATGATGAGATTAAAGGATCGTCATAACCGAGAATTCTGCTTAGGGCCAACTCATGAGGAAGTTATCACAGATTTAGTTAAGAATGAGTTGAAGTCTTATAAGCAATTACCACTAAATTTATATCAAATTCAAACAAAATATCGTGATGAAAAAAGACCGCGATTTGGATTGATGCGCTCTAGAGAGTTTATTATGAAGGATGCCTACAGCTTTGATAAAGATGAAGAAGGTATGAAGAAATCCTATGAAGACATGTGGAAGGGTTATGAACGTGTCTTCGACCGTTGTGAATTAAAGTATAAAGTGGTTGAAGGAGATGCTGGAGCCATGGGAGATAGTGAGTCCCATGAATTTATGGCCATGTCTCAGTATGGAGAAAGCCTTGTGGCTTACTGTGATCACTGTGATTATGCGGCTACAGACGAAAAAGCGACAGTTGTTTATGATGTAACGGAAAAAGACGAAGGATTATTAGAAACTGAAAAGATACATACTCCTAATACGAAAACCATTGAAGCATTAACAATGTTATTTGATTGTGATGCAAACCATTTTATTAAAACCCTTTTATTTGAAGCTGGAGAAAAGGTTGTGGCGGTAAGTATTCCTGGAGATCGAGATGTGAATGAGACTAAATTGGTTAATATGCTAAATATTCCAGGTCATGAATTAGTAATGGCCAGTGAAGCGACAGTCAAGCGTGTTACCGGAGCTGAAGTGGGTTTTGCTGGACCGATGAATCTAAAGGGCGAAGTCAAGCTCTATGTAGATGCACGGGTAAGTAAAATGAAAAATGTTGTGGTAGGAGCTAACGAAACTGACTATCACATTAAAAATGTCAACTATGGCAGAGACTTTGAGGGAGAGCTTGTGGAAGACTTACTGCTTGTACAAGAAGGAGATCTATGTCCAACCTGTGGAGAAACATTAAAATTAGACCGTGGAATTGAAGTGGGTAATATATTTCAATTGGATATGAAATACAGCAAGGGTTTAAATGCCACATTCCTTGATGAAAATGGTAAGGAACAGTATTTCTACATGGGATCATATGGTATTGGAATTGGAAGAACAATGGCAGCGGTCATTGAGCAATATCATGATGAAAAAGGCATTAAATGGCCATTAGCTTTGGCACCTTATCAGGTTGTTGTCACCATTGTAAATCCAAATAAGGATGAACAAAGAGAGTTAGGTGAAAAAATCTATAGTAAATTACTTTCTAAAGGGGTAGAAGTATTATTAGATGATCGTAAAGAAAGTCCAGGTGTGAAGTTTAAGGATGCAGAACTGATTGGTATTCCAATTCGTGTTGTTGCCGGCAAGAACGCGGGAGAAAACATTGTGGAGTTTGCACTAAGGGCAACGGATGAAAAGAAAGAAGTCGAAGCGGACGAAGTCGTTGAAATGGTCATGGATCAGTTAAAAGGATTATAA
- a CDS encoding sugar diacid recognition domain-containing protein has protein sequence MSIIDPIFAQKLMKLIQKETNQNAHFFGEKGIIIATTQPERLGTIHEGAKDIMSGKIDFIAITEEMTMQLSGTRPGFSVAIDTENQRIGAIGISGNPTDMRPIAMIASHMIVIEYERKLFMDDLNQMANNINTSLQESSAGLEELSASSEGQSSTIVELSEMVKKTQEEIMETNKILDFIHKISKQTTILGINASIEAARIGAEGKGFNVVANEVRKLADNTANSVGQVDDVLSNLKELITNVSDNITSYSSATHQQATVIQSLSHEIENITTSVDVFVKKLT, from the coding sequence ATGTCAATTATTGATCCAATTTTCGCACAAAAACTAATGAAGTTGATCCAAAAAGAAACAAACCAGAATGCTCACTTTTTTGGAGAGAAGGGTATCATCATTGCCACTACCCAACCAGAAAGACTGGGTACCATTCATGAAGGCGCTAAGGATATTATGTCGGGTAAAATTGATTTTATCGCTATAACAGAGGAAATGACCATGCAGTTATCTGGTACCCGCCCAGGGTTCAGCGTGGCCATTGATACTGAAAATCAACGTATCGGTGCCATTGGCATATCAGGTAATCCAACTGACATGAGACCCATTGCTATGATTGCTTCTCACATGATTGTCATAGAATATGAACGTAAACTCTTTATGGATGACCTTAATCAAATGGCCAACAATATTAATACCAGTCTTCAAGAATCTTCTGCTGGATTAGAGGAGTTATCCGCCTCTTCAGAAGGGCAATCAAGTACCATTGTGGAGTTAAGTGAAATGGTAAAGAAAACCCAAGAAGAAATTATGGAAACAAATAAAATCCTTGATTTTATTCATAAAATCTCTAAGCAAACCACGATTCTGGGAATCAATGCTTCTATTGAGGCAGCTAGGATTGGAGCTGAAGGAAAGGGTTTTAATGTTGTTGCCAATGAAGTACGGAAGCTTGCAGACAATACAGCAAACTCCGTTGGACAAGTGGATGATGTTCTAAGTAATCTTAAAGAATTAATTACCAATGTTTCTGATAATATTACAAGCTATTCAAGTGCTACACATCAACAAGCTACTGTGATTCAATCTCTGTCCCATGAAATTGAAAATATCACCACATCAGTGGATGTATTTGTAAAAAAACTGACATAG